Below is a genomic region from Prochlorococcus marinus str. MIT 0918.
TAGTCTTTTGTAGCTATTTGTGGCTGGATTAGTAAAAGCTAGGAATGATGGGGCATGTTTAAGTATTCCACCTATATACCATTTAGCAGTTTGAGAAAGATTGGCATATGTATCTTCTTCAAAAAATAAAGGTTGATTTCCTTTCCATAGACTTTGATGGACATGCATACCAGTACCGTTGTCATTCCAAACTGGTTTAGGCATAAATGTCGCTGTTTTACCGTACTTTTTAGCAATATTTCTTACTACATATTTGTAAGTCATTACATTGTCTGCCGCACTGATTAAAGAAGCAAACTTCATACCAAGTTCATGTTGACCTGGACCTGCAACTTCGTGATGGTGTTTTTCTATAGGAATACCTAACTGACCCATTAGAAGAAGCATCTCTGACCTCATATCTTGAGCAGTATCATTAGGAGAAACTGGAAAATAACCTTCTTTATATTGGATCTTATAAGCTAAATTCCCTCCCTCTTCATTTCTTCCTGTATTCCATGGAGCTTCTATAGTGTCAACGCTATAAAAGGAAGTCCCCTCTTTTGAGTCATATCTAACATCATCAAATATAAAGAATTCTGGTTCAGGGCCAAAGAATGCACTATCAGCTAGGCCAGTTTCTGAGAGGTATGAAAGTGCTTTTTGAGCCAAAGATCTTGGACATCTAGAATATGGTTCACCACTTCTGGGTTCTTGTATTGAACAAATTAAACTAAGTGTTTTATGGCGATAAAAAGGGTCTATCCATGATGTGCTTGGATCAGGAACCATTGACATATCAGATTCATTGATTGCTTTCCAACCTCTGATGGATGATCCATCAAAAGCCAGTCCTTCTTGAAATGAGTTTTCTTCAATCATGTCTGACGTAACTGTTAAATGCTGCCATTTACCATGTATGTCAGTAAATTTCAGATCAATTAGTTCAATGCCCTCCTCTTTTATTTGATTGAGTACATCTTTTGCTGTTTTCGCCATTGACTTTCTTTAGTTATTTATAAATTAAAATTAATTTGACCAGCAAACTACTTTTGTATCAATTAGTACTTTTCAGGACACTTTCCCTAGTTTTGTCAATGTTTGCAGTTCAAGTGTGTATGATTCCATCAAAAATAAGCGGTTGAAATTTTCTTATCACCATTGCAATACCTAAAATAAATTTCACGACAATACCGTTAGGTGTTTAGGCTCATAATTAAATATTCATTCTCAGGTCTTGGCGACAACAAAAGCTAACTCCTCTTTCATAAAGAATTCTGATAAGACAGTCCTTCCTATTTCTGTCCCGGAAAGGCTTTTGCTAGGACCAGGCCCTTCTAATTCTCATCCTTCTGTCTTAAAGGCTTTATCTCTTCAGCCTGTAGGTCATCTAGATCCTTTTTATATAAACCTTATGGCTGAGGTTCAAGGGCTATTAAGACAAGTTTGGAAAACAAATAATCGTTTGACTCTTCCTATGAGTGGGACTGGAAGTGCTGCTATGGAAGCAACTCTTGCAAATATTTTAGAACCAGGAGATTCTGTTTTAGTTGGTATTAAGGGGTATTTTGGAAATCGTCTTGCTGATATGGCTTCAAGGTATCAGGCAAATGTTAATAAAATTGAAAAAAAATGGGGCGAAGCTTTTACTCTTGAGGAAATAGAAGAAGCAATTATTAAATTCAAGCCTTCTGTTTTAGCACTTGTTCATGCTGAAACTTCAACAGGAGTATGCCAACCAATGCAAGGGATTGGTGATTTATGTCGAAAGTATGACTGTCTTTTAATTTTGGATACAGTCACTTCTCTTGGAAGTATTCCTCTTTATTTAGATGATTGGAAAGTTGATCTTGCCTATAGCTGCAGTCAAAAAGGCTTAAGTTGTCCTCCAGGCTTAGGCCCATTTACGATGAATGAACGGGCAGAAGAAAAATTAAATAATAGAAACTCTAAGGTACCAAACTGGTATTTAGATGTCTCTTTATTAAATAAATATTGGGGTAGTGATCGTGTTTATCATCATACGGCCCCTGTAAATATGAATTTTGGAATAAGAGAAGCTCTAAGATTAATTGTTGAGGAAGGAATAGAGAATTCCTGGAACCGTCATAAACGAAATGCCCTTGAGTTGTGGAATGGCTTAGAAAAATTAGGGCTGGAATTATATGTAGAAGAAAAACTTAGGCTCCCAACTTTGACAACAGTAAAAATTCCTGAAGGTATTAATGGCAAGGACTTCACTCTTCATTTGTTAAATGAACATGGCGTGGAAATTGGTGGAGGTTTAGGTGATTTAGCTGGTAAAGTTTGGAGGATAGGATTAATGGGATATAATTCAAAAACAGAAAATGTAGAAAAAGTACTTAATCTCTTTGAAACTGAGTTGCCAAAATTTAAAAGCTAGTGTTTTTTGATCTTTGCTGTTTAAACCAAGATTCAATTAGATCTTTTACTTGCTTATTCATTATTCCTCCTTTAACAATCATTTTATGATGAGCACTTTTGTGAGTTGATAGGTCAATTGATCCTCCAAGGCCACCTCTTTTTTGATCTTCTGCTCCATATATAACTTTACCCATGCGAGCTTGGATTAATGCTCCTGCGCACATTTGACATGGCTCAAGAGTAACTATCATTGTACATTCGTTAAATCTCCAATCATTTTTAATTAGAGCTGCCTGTCGAAGTGCCACTATTTCTGCATGGCCAAGAGGGTCTCTTTTTTTATTTCTTGTATTCCTTCCATGACCTATGCAATGGCCTTTTTCATCAAGGATTATCGCAGCCACTGGAACTTCGCCTTCATTTCCCAGGTTTTTTGCTCTTTCAAGAAGAATTACCATCCATCTAAGAGTTTGTGTATCGTTAAGTTTTACCGGTTTAGTAAATTGCATACTTATAAAGTCAAGTTTTTAGACTTGAACATATCTAATCCCTTTATTTTTAAATCTTTTTAAGTAAAAAAGATATTGCAAAGGAACATCCATTGGAATTTTTCGCTTCTCCTTATCTAACTGATCAAAAAATCAAGTCTTTTTTAGAGGAATCTTGTACAAGGCTTTGTGATTGGTTTGCGACTACTGATCAAAGAGAGATTTCCCCACGTTTTTCTGAATTGCCTGAAATAGATCCTTTTGATGAAGGTCTTGCTCCTAATGAATTGTTAGATGATTTGCAATTGATAATGAATGGCTCCTATCAACCATCTCATCCTGGAGCTCTTGCTCATTTAGATCCTCCTCCTCTTGTGGGTTCGATCGTTGGAGATTTGATTTCTGCTGGACTTAATAACAATTTATTAGCTGAAGAACTTTCTCCAAGTCTTACAAAACTAGAACGTTCACTTTGTAGATGGTTTGCTGGAAAACTTGGCCTCCCTAAATCTGCAGGCGGTGTATCAGCTAGTGGGGGTAGTCTCGCTAATTTAATGGCGCTTTTAGTTGCACGTTCTCAGGCCAAACGTCTTTATGATACTGAGATTGTAGTTATGGCAAGCATTGAGGCTCATGTCTCTATATCAAGAGCCATTAAGGTTATGGGATTACCTCCGCATGCTTTATGTCAACTTCCTACTGACAATGAAGGGAAAATAATTATTAGCTCATTAGAAGAGAACCTTAGGAAGATTCAATCAGAAGGCAAAAAATGCTTTGCTGTAGTTGCTACAGCAGGCACTACTGTAAGAGGAGCTATCGATCCATTAGCTGAAATTTCAAACTTTTGCGCTAAGGAAGGGATATGGCTTCATGTTGATGCGGCTATTGGAGGTGTTTTTTCTTTATCTACTTCTACTTCACACCTTCTCTCAAATATCTCTAAGGCTGATTCAGTAGTTATCAATCCACAAAAAGTACTTGGTATTACAAAGACCTCATCTCTTTTGTTAGTTGCTAACAAAGCAGATTTATATGCTTGCTTTTCTACTGGTTTTCCTTATATCGAACCCTCATCGGACAATGAAGCGCAAGGTGGAGAATTAGGTTTGCAAGGTACTAGACCTGCTGAGGTTTTAAAACTATGGATAGGTTTAAGACAACTTGGGCAAAAGGGCATTAATGATTTACTTGATGGCTCCTTAAAGCGTAGACTTTATTTTTATGAGAAAATTAATCGTCAAAAATTTAAAGTTATTAGCGGACCATTACATCTATTAGCATTTACTCCAAGTTCTATAGATGATATTCATGCAAAAGAATGGTCTATGACTACAAAATCAAAATTGTTAAAGAATAAGTTTATGCTTTCTCGACCTAATTATAAAAATCGTTATTATCTAAAGGCTGTAATGGGTAATCCTCATACAACATTAACTCATATAGATGAGCTAATAGGAATTTTAAATCAATGCATCTAAGACAATTATGAATAAAGAAAATAAAAACAGCAAGCTTGTAGCTATTATTACAGGGGCATTCTCAATTTTTATAGGAATTATTTATTTGATTTTAATTAGTATTCTTGACTCTCGTGGTCCCATGATGCCTCCTCCCCTTGAAGCTCTTGGTGTGGTGGTAACTGTTTTCTTTTTGATTTTTCCAGTGGTCTGATTACTCTATTCATGGCTGAATGAATAAATATCCTTAAGTTACTTTCCCGCTTGTTCAAATCATAATGGCGTTGCACAACTTCTTGAATACCTCCGTCACCCCAATCTTGATCTTGTTGGAAATATGTTATAAAACTTTCACCGGCTACTTTTGTTAGCCAGGCTGCAGTAACACTTTGGATTGTCCTTCCTATTAAATATGTAGGAAGGTTTAATGTTAATGAATTGCTAATTATTGATAAACCACCTTTTATTATACCAAGCCCTGCAATTGTTTGTCCTACTGACATTGCTAAGTCTTTAGCACGTTCTCTATTTAAATTAACACCATATATTTTAGATATTTCCATTACCATCCTTCCATTCACTACAGCAGTACCTAATAGGTCGATGCCTGGTAATGGTGTAATAAAAACAACGCCAGTGCTTATCCATGCGTATCTCTCAATAGACCTTTTTGATTCTCTAAGCCTTTGATTGTCTAATAACTTTCTTCCTGACAAACCTAAATTTCTGCATTGAAGCAATATATTGTCAGCAATTAATTCTTCGCCCTCTTCATGTAAGACAAATGCCATTCTTTTAATTAATTTGTTGATTTCTGGTTTGGGTTGCAATGGACGACTACCTACAATAGGTATTGATTGAGGTGAAGCAACAACGGGGACAATATCAGCTGGGTCCATTAAGCCAGTGCAATGGTCTTTTAATAATCCAATAAGTTTCTCCTCTTCTCTTGCTCCTCTAAGGTCACATTTGTTTAATATTAGAAATAATTTTTTTCCGATTTTTGAAAGTTTTGTAATTAATTCCATTTCACCAGCTCTTAAATCACTATCAACAACAAATAAAATTAAATCTGCACGGCTAGCATTTAAAAAGGCACTTTTCTCTCTAGAGCGACCCTTTATTCCACCTTCAAATATCCCTGGAGTATCAATAATCTGTATTCCTCTTTCTATATCTCTTAGTCTTAGACGATATGATTTTGTTTGTTCTGTGGATCCCATGATTGGTCCTACCTCTCCAACAATCTTTTTTAAAAGAGCCCTGATTAAAGATGTCTTACCGCTAGACCCTGTACCGAAAACCACTATCACTAAATCTCCACGCAATAATTCTTTCTGGACTCGTTCTTTTTCTTGCTTTAATCCTTCTACAGCAATTTGATTTTGTATAAGATTAATTAGTTGATCAATACTTTTTAAACTTTGCTTAGCTGCTTCACTTTTGCTATTGCGTAAGTTATTAAATTGGCTTCTTTTTGTTAAATTAAAATTATCAATACTAGATAGTTTTTTTAATAAGTTTAACCGCTTTTTTTTAGATAAAATAAATATAATGATTAAGGAAATAAATAAAGTTTGCAAGTTTATAAGTTTTAAAATCCCACCAATTATTCCTGCCAATAGAAATATAATGATAAATAGCAAACAATAAAGATATATTTTATTATTGGTATTTATCATAATTAATTGAAGAAGTTTCTAGAACTCTTTATGAATACATCTTTAAGTCTTTGTAAATGAATACTCGAAGATAAATTGTTTGTAATAAGTATAAAAAAAGCAATATTAATGGATATATCGGCAATATTAAAAATGGGGAAATTGATAGGTATTAGTTGAATAAAATCAATAACATATCCTAAGCTAAGACGATCTATACCGTTCCCTATAGTTCCACCTAAAAGAAAGGATATTGTTAAACAAGTTGAAGTGCTAATATTAGGGTTCTTAGCAAAAAAAACTATAATAGCTATTGCTACAATTAGACTCATTATCGCTAAGAATATTGGAAATTCATTTAAAATACTGAATGCAGCACCTGTATTCTTTACTAGATTAAACTGGATTATATTTGGTATAATACTTATTTGGTCCTGATAATTTATAGTTATTGCTATATTCTTAGTAACTTGATCTATTATTACAATAGAAATTGTAATAACAAAGAATATAATTCGATTGATATAAATTTTATTCATTCTATTAATAGAATTTTTCTTAAAATTTTAGCCATAAAAACTATTGCCGGACAAAGTAAAAGTTGTGTTGGAAAGGTTGATAGGCTATAGGTAATGATGAGTTCGATTAAAGAAGTTGGCCAACGTGATAGTAGTGTCCCTGTAAAAATATTAACTAAGCCTATTGTATGAATCAATGACAAACCAATAAAAATTGATATGAACAAACTAAAAAACGTATTTTCTTCGTTTGTTTCGGTTAATCTTCCTGTGACCCAAACTGCAGGAATAAAGCCCAGAAGGTAACCAAAGTCAGGAGTTGCAATATATCCAATGCTCCCACCACCATGAAATACAGGCAAATAAAATAAACCTATAGTTAAATAAGCAAAAGTTGCAATAAGGCCTGACTTTGGTCCGCAAACTACTGCTACTAAAAGTAAGCCTGGCACTTGCCAGGAACTTGGTAAGTCAATGAGCTTTAACCCTAATTGACTTGTCGGCATAACAATCGCTGACTGGAGTAGTCCAGATATAAGAATTATTAGTAGACCAGCAAGCGCACTACTTAATTTAATTAATGATTTCAATGATTTCTCTTGCCAATCTAATTACAATATTAAAAGTATCTTTGTAATAAGCTAGTTCCTTTTTTAATCAGTAAAGTTTAAATAATAAAATTATAATAGCTTAATTTTAATTAAGTACTATTTATGACTCTAGAAATTGGACAGCAAGTCACTTTAAAAATCCCTCAATCTTATTTGAAAACAAGTGACCCTATACCTATGCTGAGGCCTCCTGATCTAGTTTCTTTAGAGGAAACTGGCAAAATAATTAAGTTATTGCCAAAGGATATGGCAGAAGTCAGGTTTAGAAGAGGTACCTTTCTATTATCAATAGATCATTTATCTTCTCAACCACTCTTAAAGTAAAAACTGATATGACATCATCTACCTCTGATTTGGAAGCACAGAAAAGTTTTAATGATGATAATTTTCTTAAGCATTTAGAGGAAGCTGTAAAAAAAAGAAAAAACTTTGCAATTATCTCACACCCTGATGCTGGCAAAACAACACTTACTGAAAAGTTGTTGCTTTATGGAGGAGCTATTCAACAAGCAGGCGCTGTCAAAGCTCGAGGCGAACAAAGGAAAGTTACTTCTGATTGGATGGAGTTGGAGAAACAAAGAGGCATTTCTATAACATCAACCGTTTTACAATTTGAATATAACGATACAACTATTAATTTACTTGATACACCTGGGCACCAGGACTTTTCAGAAGATACTTATAGAACACTTGCAGCAGCAGATAATGCAGTAATGTTAGAAGATGCTGCTAAAGGTTTAGAACCTCAGACCAGGAAATTGTTTGAGGTTTGTAGGCTTAGAAATATTCCTATTTTTACCTTTATTAATAAAATGGATAGGCCAGGATTAGAGCCTCTTTCCTTATTAGATGAAATTGAATCAGAATTAGATTTAGCTACATTTGCAATTAATTGGCCTATAGGTAGTGGTGATTTTTTTCGAGGAGTTATAGATCGTTATAGTAAGAATGTTTTTTTATTCTCTAAGGCAGAACGAGGTAAGCAATCTATAGAGAGAAGATTAAAACTAGATGACCCTGAACTTCATCAATTAGTTGAAAAAGATCTTTTGGATAAAGCTTTAGAGGAGATTGAGCTACTAGAGGTTGCAGGAGCTGAATTGAATGTCGAATTAATTAGAGCTGGTGAACTTACACCAGTTTTTTTTGGATCTGCAATGACTAATTTTGGAGTACGACCTTTTTTAGATAGCTTTTTGAAGATGGCCCAAGGCCCAGTAGCTCGAATTTCTAGTCAAGGACCTATTGATCCAATGCGAGAAACTTTTACTGGGTTCGTATTTAAACTTCAAGCAAATATGGATCCTAGGCATAGAGATAGAGTTGCGTTTGTTCGAGTTTGTAGTGGTCGCTTTCAGAAGGATATGATTGTTCGTCATGCCCGTACAGGAAAAACAATACGCTTATCTCGTCCACAAAAGATCTTTGCTCAAGACCGAGCTGTTGTAGAAGATGCTTATCCAGGAGATGTTATTGGATTGAACAATCCAGGGATGTTTGCTATCGGAGATACGCTTTATAGTGGTAAAAGAGTTGAATATGAAGGTATTCCATGCTTTAGCCCAGAAATATTTTGTTGGTTACGCAATCCAAATCCTTCGGCATTTAAAAACTTTAAAAAAGGTGTAAATGAATTAAGAGAAGAAGGAGCAG
It encodes:
- the glnA gene encoding type I glutamate--ammonia ligase; its protein translation is MAKTAKDVLNQIKEEGIELIDLKFTDIHGKWQHLTVTSDMIEENSFQEGLAFDGSSIRGWKAINESDMSMVPDPSTSWIDPFYRHKTLSLICSIQEPRSGEPYSRCPRSLAQKALSYLSETGLADSAFFGPEPEFFIFDDVRYDSKEGTSFYSVDTIEAPWNTGRNEEGGNLAYKIQYKEGYFPVSPNDTAQDMRSEMLLLMGQLGIPIEKHHHEVAGPGQHELGMKFASLISAADNVMTYKYVVRNIAKKYGKTATFMPKPVWNDNGTGMHVHQSLWKGNQPLFFEEDTYANLSQTAKWYIGGILKHAPSFLAFTNPATNSYKRLVPGFEAPVNLVYSQGNRSAAVRIPLTGPSPKAKRLEFRSGDALANPYLAFSAMMMAGIDGIQNQIDPGNGVDVDLFELPSKDLEKISTVPSSLNDALEALKEDNDYLTAGGVFDQDFINNFIEMKYEEVQQLRQRPHPHEFFMYYDA
- a CDS encoding pyridoxal-phosphate-dependent aminotransferase family protein; this translates as MATTKANSSFIKNSDKTVLPISVPERLLLGPGPSNSHPSVLKALSLQPVGHLDPFYINLMAEVQGLLRQVWKTNNRLTLPMSGTGSAAMEATLANILEPGDSVLVGIKGYFGNRLADMASRYQANVNKIEKKWGEAFTLEEIEEAIIKFKPSVLALVHAETSTGVCQPMQGIGDLCRKYDCLLILDTVTSLGSIPLYLDDWKVDLAYSCSQKGLSCPPGLGPFTMNERAEEKLNNRNSKVPNWYLDVSLLNKYWGSDRVYHHTAPVNMNFGIREALRLIVEEGIENSWNRHKRNALELWNGLEKLGLELYVEEKLRLPTLTTVKIPEGINGKDFTLHLLNEHGVEIGGGLGDLAGKVWRIGLMGYNSKTENVEKVLNLFETELPKFKS
- a CDS encoding nucleoside deaminase yields the protein MQFTKPVKLNDTQTLRWMVILLERAKNLGNEGEVPVAAIILDEKGHCIGHGRNTRNKKRDPLGHAEIVALRQAALIKNDWRFNECTMIVTLEPCQMCAGALIQARMGKVIYGAEDQKRGGLGGSIDLSTHKSAHHKMIVKGGIMNKQVKDLIESWFKQQRSKNTSF
- a CDS encoding pyridoxal phosphate-dependent decarboxylase family protein, with the translated sequence MEFFASPYLTDQKIKSFLEESCTRLCDWFATTDQREISPRFSELPEIDPFDEGLAPNELLDDLQLIMNGSYQPSHPGALAHLDPPPLVGSIVGDLISAGLNNNLLAEELSPSLTKLERSLCRWFAGKLGLPKSAGGVSASGGSLANLMALLVARSQAKRLYDTEIVVMASIEAHVSISRAIKVMGLPPHALCQLPTDNEGKIIISSLEENLRKIQSEGKKCFAVVATAGTTVRGAIDPLAEISNFCAKEGIWLHVDAAIGGVFSLSTSTSHLLSNISKADSVVINPQKVLGITKTSSLLLVANKADLYACFSTGFPYIEPSSDNEAQGGELGLQGTRPAEVLKLWIGLRQLGQKGINDLLDGSLKRRLYFYEKINRQKFKVISGPLHLLAFTPSSIDDIHAKEWSMTTKSKLLKNKFMLSRPNYKNRYYLKAVMGNPHTTLTHIDELIGILNQCI
- a CDS encoding YcjF family protein; translation: MAGIIGGILKLINLQTLFISLIIIFILSKKKRLNLLKKLSSIDNFNLTKRSQFNNLRNSKSEAAKQSLKSIDQLINLIQNQIAVEGLKQEKERVQKELLRGDLVIVVFGTGSSGKTSLIRALLKKIVGEVGPIMGSTEQTKSYRLRLRDIERGIQIIDTPGIFEGGIKGRSREKSAFLNASRADLILFVVDSDLRAGEMELITKLSKIGKKLFLILNKCDLRGAREEEKLIGLLKDHCTGLMDPADIVPVVASPQSIPIVGSRPLQPKPEINKLIKRMAFVLHEEGEELIADNILLQCRNLGLSGRKLLDNQRLRESKRSIERYAWISTGVVFITPLPGIDLLGTAVVNGRMVMEISKIYGVNLNRERAKDLAMSVGQTIAGLGIIKGGLSIISNSLTLNLPTYLIGRTIQSVTAAWLTKVAGESFITYFQQDQDWGDGGIQEVVQRHYDLNKRESNLRIFIHSAMNRVIRPLEKSKRKQLPPHQELQGEEASWDHESQEY
- the lspA gene encoding signal peptidase II; this translates as MNKIYINRIIFFVITISIVIIDQVTKNIAITINYQDQISIIPNIIQFNLVKNTGAAFSILNEFPIFLAIMSLIVAIAIIVFFAKNPNISTSTCLTISFLLGGTIGNGIDRLSLGYVIDFIQLIPINFPIFNIADISINIAFFILITNNLSSSIHLQRLKDVFIKSSRNFFN
- a CDS encoding biotin transporter BioY; translated protein: MKSLIKLSSALAGLLIILISGLLQSAIVMPTSQLGLKLIDLPSSWQVPGLLLVAVVCGPKSGLIATFAYLTIGLFYLPVFHGGGSIGYIATPDFGYLLGFIPAVWVTGRLTETNEENTFFSLFISIFIGLSLIHTIGLVNIFTGTLLSRWPTSLIELIITYSLSTFPTQLLLCPAIVFMAKILRKILLIE
- a CDS encoding NAD(P)H dehydrogenase assembly family protein; this encodes MTLEIGQQVTLKIPQSYLKTSDPIPMLRPPDLVSLEETGKIIKLLPKDMAEVRFRRGTFLLSIDHLSSQPLLK
- a CDS encoding peptide chain release factor 3 is translated as MTSSTSDLEAQKSFNDDNFLKHLEEAVKKRKNFAIISHPDAGKTTLTEKLLLYGGAIQQAGAVKARGEQRKVTSDWMELEKQRGISITSTVLQFEYNDTTINLLDTPGHQDFSEDTYRTLAAADNAVMLEDAAKGLEPQTRKLFEVCRLRNIPIFTFINKMDRPGLEPLSLLDEIESELDLATFAINWPIGSGDFFRGVIDRYSKNVFLFSKAERGKQSIERRLKLDDPELHQLVEKDLLDKALEEIELLEVAGAELNVELIRAGELTPVFFGSAMTNFGVRPFLDSFLKMAQGPVARISSQGPIDPMRETFTGFVFKLQANMDPRHRDRVAFVRVCSGRFQKDMIVRHARTGKTIRLSRPQKIFAQDRAVVEDAYPGDVIGLNNPGMFAIGDTLYSGKRVEYEGIPCFSPEIFCWLRNPNPSAFKNFKKGVNELREEGAVQILYDIDQSKRDPILAAVGQLQLEVVQHRLENEYSVKTRLEPIGFQVARWVVGGWPSLKKIGRIFNCKTVQDSWERPVLLFKNQWNLNQLEEDNPSLSLSKVAPVVSGVNPINL